In Camelus ferus isolate YT-003-E chromosome 10, BCGSAC_Cfer_1.0, whole genome shotgun sequence, the following proteins share a genomic window:
- the MRGPRD gene encoding mas-related G-protein coupled receptor member D: MNQTLNSSKTPASNWSGPPGETLGVTTWVLSALTILTYVVSIAGNGVMVWLLSFREQRGPFCVYILHLAVADLLFLLCLASKLILEASLVANMGHTIYSDHTVHMFPTALKAFEVLRRMNFLAYTVGLSLLTAISTERCLSVLFPIWYRCHRPQHLSAMVCALLWALAVLLNVIKALFYREFWNLDAQQCFTVDLIFSLLILALFTPVMALSSLILSVRVQRSFQRRRRQPTQLYVAILASVLVFLICALPLGIYWCLLYWLDRHLWTDIKLSYSIFFSSSVSSSANPIIYFVVGRRRSPGPREALGTVLHRVLQEEAELEPWGHALHRHQPGGGLRAARPPGRAVCLSGRWREPGRLCISPCPGPFLACQGSPTEHRVLDVTVQLHWED, encoded by the coding sequence ATGAACCAGACTCTGAACAGCAGCAAGACCCCAGCATCAAACTGGAGCGGCCCCCCGGGGGAAACACTGGGCGTGACCACCTGGGTGCTGAGTGCGCTGACCATACTCACCTACGTGGTCAGCATCGCAGGCAATGGCGTGATGGTCTGGCTGCTGAGCTTCCGCGAGCAAAGGGGCCCCTTCTGTGTCTACATCCTCCACCTGGCCGTGGCCgacctccttttcctcctctgcttgGCCTCCAAGCTCATCCTAGAAGCCAGCCTGGTGGCTAACATGGGTCATACAATCTACTCAGACCACACAGTTCACATGTTCCCCACGGCCCTCAAGGCATTTGAGGTGCTGAGGAGAATGAACTTCTTGGCCTACACGGTGGGCCTGAGCCTGCTGACGGCCATCAGCACGGAGCGCTGCCTCTCAGTCCTCTTTCCCATCTGGTACAGGTGTCACCGGCCACAGCACCTGTCTGCCATGGTGTGCGCCCTGCTCTGGGCACTGGCCGTCCTGCTGAATGTGATCAAAGCGTTGTTCTACAGAGAGTTCTGGAACCTGGACGCACAGCAGTGCTTCACAGTGGACCTCATCTTCAGCCTCCTCATCCTGGCACTCTTCACGCCCGTGATGGCCCTGTCCAGCCTCATCCTCTCCGTGCGGGTGCAGAGAAGCTTCCAGCGGCGCCGGCGGCAGCCCACACAGCTGTATGTGGCCATCCTGGCCTCCGTCCTGGTGTTCCTCATCTGTGCCCTGCCCCTGGGCATCTACTGGTGCCTCCTCTACTGGCTGGACCGGCACCTGTGGACAGACATTAAACTCAGCTACTCCATATTCTTCTCCTCGTCCGTGAGCAGCAGTGCCAACCCCATCATCTACTTTGTGGTGGGCCGTCGGAGGAGCCCGGGCCcgagggaggccctggggaccGTGCTTCACAGGGTGCTGCAGGAGGAGGCCGAGCTGGAGCCCTGGGGACACGCCCTCCACCGGCACCAACCAGGAGGGGGTCTGAGAGCGGCACGCCCGCCCGGGAGAGCTGTGTGCCTGTCTGGCCGCTGGCGGGAGCCCGGAAGGCTTTGCATCTCACCCTGTCCGGGTCCCTTTCTTGCCTGCCAAGGCTCCCCCACAGAACACCGTGTCCTGGATGTCACAGTGCAGCTCCACTGGGAAGATTaa